A single Notoacmeibacter ruber DNA region contains:
- a CDS encoding putative bifunctional diguanylate cyclase/phosphodiesterase, whose protein sequence is MAARQTYRILLADADRDRMLVVREALDELPRLNTEIRTVTTAPALIGLLKAENFDLVIAADDLPRCHGAELLRWMKVQVRQVPIVLIAPKWNLADQEEKYAAAADLLDHGELIAPILDRAVRYAVSGHDRHAMTLSVLENTDSIIAVIDRENRVKLANSAFWSLAAEAAASAGTFQTDVLLAKVLRNQTGEIRVGERILKSRIVDLPHNYRSIVLLDVTRHAMALAERRDTERRITHLATHDSLTGLPNRLGFSGEINKRIRAAKLEGKEFYLVTFDLKRFKEINDVFGHATGDGLLKSVAERMRGSLRENEYLARLGGDEFVALQPKNGDDDTLPCIVRRILKACDQSFTVKKKLINVSLSAGISIYPAHGQTAEELQANAACAIGRIKRNPLERVCTFDESMDRALRKRRILAADLQQALEDRAIEVHFQPKARVRDCRLTGFEALARWTHPQLGPISPVEFISIAEEYGMIIELGRCLMEKACSIARSWPDDLHLAINVSPVQIIHTDLVETVRETLMATGLNPKRLEIEITESLLIGDTERTLEVLRKLRAMDISIAMDDFGTGYSSLSALMAFPFDTLKIDRTFIEKITHNPQAYEIVRSVIGLGRMMDFKVVAEGVDMQSHIDFLREHGCSEMQGFLLGKPAPADKIAALIADGPILKTLESPLHTSKAA, encoded by the coding sequence ATGGCGGCACGGCAAACCTATCGCATTCTTCTGGCAGACGCGGATCGCGATCGGATGCTTGTCGTCCGTGAGGCTCTCGACGAACTTCCGCGACTGAATACGGAAATCAGAACCGTTACGACCGCTCCCGCCCTGATCGGCCTTCTCAAGGCTGAAAATTTCGATCTGGTCATTGCCGCCGACGATTTGCCCCGATGCCATGGCGCGGAGCTTCTTCGCTGGATGAAAGTCCAGGTCCGACAGGTCCCCATCGTTCTTATCGCGCCAAAATGGAATCTTGCCGATCAGGAAGAGAAATATGCCGCAGCGGCTGATCTTCTCGACCATGGAGAGCTGATAGCTCCCATTCTCGACCGTGCGGTCCGCTACGCGGTTTCCGGCCACGACCGCCATGCGATGACGCTATCCGTGCTGGAAAACACCGATTCCATTATCGCCGTCATCGACCGCGAAAACCGCGTGAAGCTGGCCAACTCCGCGTTCTGGAGCCTGGCCGCGGAAGCCGCCGCCAGCGCGGGTACCTTTCAGACCGACGTCCTGTTGGCGAAGGTTCTGCGGAATCAGACGGGCGAAATTCGTGTCGGCGAACGGATATTGAAAAGCCGCATTGTGGATTTGCCGCACAATTACCGTTCCATCGTTCTCCTCGATGTGACGCGTCATGCCATGGCGCTCGCCGAACGCCGCGATACGGAACGGCGCATCACTCATCTTGCGACGCATGACTCCCTCACCGGCCTACCCAACCGCCTCGGCTTCAGTGGCGAGATCAACAAGCGGATTCGAGCGGCCAAACTCGAGGGCAAGGAGTTCTATCTCGTTACATTCGACCTGAAGCGTTTCAAGGAAATCAACGATGTTTTCGGCCACGCGACCGGTGACGGGCTTCTGAAATCGGTCGCCGAACGCATGCGAGGATCGCTTCGCGAGAATGAATATCTGGCCCGGCTCGGTGGCGACGAGTTCGTTGCGCTGCAACCGAAGAACGGGGACGACGACACCCTGCCATGTATCGTGCGGCGCATTCTGAAGGCCTGCGACCAGAGTTTTACCGTCAAGAAGAAACTCATCAACGTTTCCCTCAGCGCCGGCATTTCGATTTATCCCGCTCACGGCCAGACGGCCGAAGAACTGCAGGCCAATGCGGCTTGCGCGATCGGCCGCATCAAGCGGAACCCGCTTGAGCGCGTCTGCACCTTCGATGAGAGCATGGACCGGGCGCTTCGCAAGCGGCGCATTCTGGCCGCCGATCTGCAGCAGGCGCTCGAGGACCGCGCCATCGAAGTTCACTTCCAGCCCAAGGCCCGTGTTCGGGATTGCCGACTGACCGGTTTCGAGGCGCTTGCGAGATGGACCCATCCGCAGCTGGGGCCGATTTCTCCGGTGGAGTTCATTTCCATCGCCGAAGAGTACGGCATGATCATCGAACTTGGCCGCTGCCTGATGGAGAAGGCCTGCTCCATCGCCCGAAGCTGGCCGGACGACCTCCATCTGGCGATCAATGTGTCGCCGGTCCAGATCATCCACACGGATCTGGTCGAAACCGTCCGCGAGACGCTCATGGCAACGGGACTCAACCCGAAGCGGCTCGAAATCGAGATCACGGAGTCCCTCCTTATCGGCGATACGGAGCGTACGCTCGAAGTGCTCCGAAAATTGCGGGCGATGGATATTTCGATCGCCATGGATGATTTCGGCACGGGCTATTCGTCGCTCTCGGCCCTGATGGCGTTCCCCTTCGATACGCTCAAAATCGACAGGACCTTTATCGAAAAGATCACGCATAACCCGCAGGCCTACGAGATCGTCCGTTCCGTGATCGGTCTTGGACGGATGATGGACTTCAAGGTCGTCGCGGAAGGCGTGGACATGCAGAGCCACATCGATTTTCTGCGCGAGCATGGATGCTCCGAGATGCAGGGTTTTCTTCTCGGCAAGCCCGCCCCGGCCGACAAGATCGCCGCCCTGATTGCAGATGGTCCGATACTGAAAACGCTGGAATCTCCCTTACATACCTCCAAGGCCGCCTGA
- the metF gene encoding methylenetetrahydrofolate reductase [NAD(P)H]: protein MATLQPHAHEDVDPSNGLRLDGANDADVKVSYEFFPPKTEKAEADLWAAVQRLEMLQPSYVSVTYGAGGSTQERTLATVSRMVRETSLTPAAHLTCVGATCAAVDSLADQLWEAGIRSIVALRGDPPSGFGGKYEPHPQGYPYAPELIAGLKKRHDFEIFCSAYPERHPESADWQVELDILRRKADAGASKAITQFFFEADVFFEYRDRVANAGIDIDIVPGVMLQPNIAGLSRMAGAVGVQVPNWYRRMFEGLEEDLLTRQMLTASVATDLCAELYDGGVRDFHLYTLNRADIAIAVSRALGESHARIRHRD, encoded by the coding sequence ATGGCCACCCTGCAACCGCACGCTCATGAGGATGTCGATCCTTCCAATGGTTTGAGGCTCGACGGTGCGAATGATGCCGATGTGAAGGTCTCTTACGAGTTCTTTCCGCCAAAGACCGAGAAGGCGGAAGCCGATCTCTGGGCAGCAGTCCAGCGGCTGGAGATGCTGCAGCCATCCTATGTATCCGTCACATACGGCGCTGGTGGATCAACCCAGGAGCGCACGCTCGCCACGGTTTCTCGCATGGTGCGCGAAACTTCGCTGACACCGGCCGCTCATCTGACCTGCGTCGGTGCCACCTGCGCTGCGGTCGATTCCCTCGCCGATCAGCTATGGGAAGCCGGCATTCGCTCCATCGTGGCCCTCCGTGGCGATCCGCCCTCCGGATTTGGCGGCAAGTACGAACCGCATCCGCAAGGCTATCCCTACGCTCCCGAGTTGATCGCGGGACTGAAGAAGCGCCACGATTTCGAGATTTTTTGCTCCGCCTATCCAGAACGCCATCCGGAGAGTGCGGATTGGCAGGTCGAACTCGACATTCTTCGCCGAAAGGCGGATGCCGGTGCCAGCAAGGCCATCACGCAATTTTTCTTCGAGGCCGATGTCTTTTTCGAATATCGCGACCGCGTCGCCAATGCCGGGATCGATATCGACATCGTACCGGGCGTCATGCTGCAGCCGAATATTGCTGGCCTGTCTAGAATGGCCGGCGCGGTGGGGGTACAGGTCCCCAATTGGTATCGGCGCATGTTCGAGGGACTGGAAGAAGACCTCCTGACGCGCCAGATGCTGACGGCATCGGTCGCGACGGATCTTTGCGCCGAACTCTATGATGGCGGCGTCAGGGATTTTCATCTTTACACACTCAACCGCGCCGATATCGCCATCGCCGTCAGCCGTGCACTGGGTGAATCCCATGCTCGCATCCGCCACAGGGATTAG
- a CDS encoding DUF6455 family protein: MGLFSKINGQADLLGSMMRRTGALDDERILRLPDSVLRTAWFRCQGCEQSGACALFLERSEANEPTPDYCQNKALMDSLAR, encoded by the coding sequence ATGGGTCTTTTCAGCAAAATCAACGGTCAGGCCGACCTGCTGGGCTCCATGATGCGCCGGACCGGTGCGCTGGACGACGAGCGGATTCTCCGTCTGCCGGACTCCGTTCTACGTACGGCCTGGTTCCGCTGTCAGGGATGCGAACAGTCAGGCGCTTGCGCGCTCTTTCTCGAACGGTCCGAGGCGAACGAGCCGACACCGGATTATTGCCAGAACAAGGCTCTGATGGACTCTCTCGCCCGCTGA
- a CDS encoding SDR family NAD(P)-dependent oxidoreductase — protein sequence MDISGQAALITGGASGLGLATAKRLTAGGVKVTLLDMNEEAGRTEAEKMGGHFVKVDVTDDAQVREAVAEAEDKNGVARIMVNCAGVATPSKMLDREGKATPLENFSKVVSINLIGTYNVTSKFAERLAAAEPLGEERGVVINTASVAAFDGQIGQPAYGASKAGVAGMTLPLARELARYGIRVMTIAPGIFWTPMLAGLPQEAQDSLGKQVPFPSRLGDPDEYAQLAEAIISNPMLNGETIRLDGAIRMAPK from the coding sequence ATGGATATTTCAGGACAGGCCGCATTGATCACCGGCGGCGCATCCGGTCTCGGACTGGCAACGGCCAAGCGGCTGACGGCCGGCGGGGTCAAGGTGACGCTGCTCGACATGAACGAGGAGGCCGGACGCACCGAAGCGGAAAAGATGGGAGGTCACTTCGTCAAGGTCGACGTCACCGATGACGCACAGGTCCGCGAAGCGGTGGCGGAAGCGGAAGACAAGAATGGTGTCGCCCGCATCATGGTCAATTGCGCCGGCGTCGCCACGCCGTCCAAAATGCTGGATCGGGAGGGAAAAGCCACTCCGCTTGAAAATTTCTCCAAGGTGGTCAGCATCAACCTGATCGGAACCTACAATGTGACGTCCAAATTCGCGGAGCGCCTGGCCGCCGCAGAGCCGCTGGGCGAGGAACGCGGCGTCGTCATCAACACCGCCTCCGTCGCCGCCTTTGACGGGCAGATCGGCCAGCCGGCCTACGGCGCTTCGAAGGCAGGCGTCGCCGGCATGACGCTGCCCCTGGCGCGTGAGTTGGCTCGCTATGGCATACGCGTCATGACGATCGCGCCGGGTATCTTCTGGACGCCGATGCTCGCCGGCCTGCCGCAGGAAGCGCAGGATAGCCTGGGAAAACAGGTGCCGTTCCCGAGCCGCCTGGGCGATCCGGATGAATATGCGCAGCTTGCCGAGGCGATCATCTCCAACCCGATGCTGAACGGCGAGACGATCCGGCTGGATGGTGCCATCCGCATGGCGCCCAAGTAA
- a CDS encoding methyl-accepting chemotaxis protein yields the protein MIANFLGRFSLRLSLSALFALLALMACAVVGTAGYFQASGEMRHSISRELRLIADNQARAVSEYEERLQDAVQNMSGGAMVPNSLQELSIGFNVARMREENIETFRNAGATPEERAQFAGRSKNVSIYEWKHSEVHNSLLSYWKDLGLSDLYLIDDKGNIVYTVTKSEEFMQNLETSEYGPLNRMYDSIMAGEAEGLESNGFEPYPVDGPSLFLAHGVEQQSMFGVNEDETLPPMAVVAFRVSADKVSDMFAKQGLDSTSRAILLTDENGKVFASSDDRARTGELDFSGLEAGPTATRNGVIEDTEGLGTSLAAVADISFDGKTFHVVSLYDQAVAMAGVRAMAWTMAGLSFLALVGVCLAGMLLSGIIARPINVLTDDMRRLADGNLEHASYDYKLRNEIGSMASAVEVFREQAIQKRRIEGETEEMRSQSEKERAERENLTLRDSQARHHALQTLGTALNSLAAGNVSHRISQPFAEEFDQLRVDYNDAAHKLADALYQAARNADSICLSSAEVSNAASDLAKRTERQAASIEHSSETLTEIASNASDVASRTDQVQTIVENARKEAAQSADIVDRAMNAMREIEDSSDEITQIVSVINEIAFQTNLLALNAGVEAARAGEAGKGFGVVAQEVRELAQRCGNAAGEIRGLITRSVEKVKSGSVLVGETGDTLSRIVQEVADISEHVTAITSSMRTQSDGLSQVSSNMQMMDQETQKNAAIAEQSTAGSQVLANAAAALNEQLSQFDVSAAEQTRGVADAA from the coding sequence ATGATCGCGAACTTTCTCGGACGATTTAGTCTTCGTCTAAGTCTTTCAGCACTCTTTGCGCTTCTGGCCTTGATGGCCTGCGCGGTGGTCGGGACGGCCGGCTATTTTCAGGCATCCGGCGAGATGCGTCACTCGATCTCGCGCGAGCTGAGGCTCATCGCCGACAATCAGGCCCGGGCCGTCAGCGAATATGAGGAACGGCTGCAAGACGCGGTGCAGAATATGTCCGGCGGCGCCATGGTGCCCAACAGTCTTCAGGAACTGTCCATCGGCTTCAACGTCGCAAGAATGCGCGAGGAGAATATCGAAACGTTCCGCAATGCAGGTGCCACGCCGGAGGAGCGCGCCCAGTTTGCCGGTCGAAGCAAGAATGTCAGCATCTACGAGTGGAAGCACTCCGAAGTGCATAATTCGCTGTTGAGCTACTGGAAGGATCTCGGCCTCTCCGACCTCTATCTGATCGATGACAAAGGCAACATCGTCTATACCGTCACGAAGTCCGAAGAGTTCATGCAAAATCTCGAGACCAGCGAATACGGTCCCCTCAATCGCATGTACGATTCCATCATGGCCGGTGAAGCCGAAGGGCTCGAAAGCAACGGTTTCGAACCCTATCCCGTCGATGGACCTTCACTCTTTCTTGCGCATGGGGTCGAACAGCAGTCGATGTTCGGCGTGAACGAGGACGAAACCCTGCCACCCATGGCCGTCGTCGCCTTCCGTGTCTCGGCAGACAAGGTTTCCGACATGTTCGCCAAGCAGGGTCTGGATTCGACGTCCCGTGCGATCCTGCTTACCGACGAGAACGGCAAGGTTTTCGCCAGCAGCGATGATCGCGCAAGGACCGGCGAACTGGATTTCTCTGGCTTGGAGGCCGGCCCCACCGCCACACGCAATGGCGTCATTGAGGACACCGAGGGGCTGGGGACCAGCTTGGCCGCCGTCGCCGACATTTCGTTCGACGGCAAGACCTTCCACGTCGTCTCGCTTTACGATCAGGCGGTTGCCATGGCCGGTGTCAGGGCGATGGCCTGGACAATGGCAGGCCTCAGCTTTCTGGCGTTGGTGGGCGTCTGCCTGGCCGGCATGCTGCTCTCCGGCATCATCGCACGCCCGATCAATGTGCTGACCGACGATATGCGCCGGCTTGCCGACGGCAATCTCGAACACGCCTCTTACGACTATAAACTGCGCAACGAGATCGGCTCGATGGCCTCGGCGGTCGAGGTGTTCCGCGAGCAGGCCATTCAGAAGCGCCGGATCGAAGGCGAGACGGAAGAAATGCGCTCGCAGTCGGAAAAAGAACGGGCCGAGCGGGAAAACCTCACTCTTCGCGACAGCCAGGCGCGCCATCATGCCCTTCAAACTCTCGGCACAGCGCTGAACAGTCTGGCTGCCGGCAATGTCAGCCATCGTATCTCCCAGCCTTTCGCAGAAGAGTTCGACCAGCTTCGCGTGGACTACAACGATGCGGCGCACAAGCTGGCAGACGCTCTCTATCAGGCGGCTAGAAACGCCGACTCCATCTGCCTGTCTTCAGCCGAAGTCAGCAACGCGGCCAGCGATTTGGCCAAGCGGACGGAGCGACAGGCTGCATCCATCGAACACTCTTCCGAAACGCTCACGGAAATCGCGTCGAACGCCTCCGACGTGGCAAGCCGAACCGATCAGGTGCAGACGATCGTCGAGAACGCCAGGAAGGAGGCCGCTCAATCGGCCGATATCGTGGACCGCGCGATGAATGCGATGCGCGAGATCGAGGACTCATCCGATGAGATTACGCAGATCGTCAGCGTCATCAACGAGATCGCATTTCAGACCAATCTTCTGGCGCTGAATGCCGGCGTCGAGGCCGCCCGTGCGGGTGAGGCCGGCAAGGGCTTCGGCGTGGTCGCGCAGGAGGTGCGTGAACTGGCGCAGCGCTGCGGCAACGCCGCTGGCGAGATCCGTGGCTTGATTACGCGGTCGGTCGAAAAAGTGAAGTCGGGATCCGTCCTCGTCGGGGAAACTGGCGATACGCTGAGCCGCATCGTTCAGGAGGTCGCCGACATCAGCGAGCACGTGACCGCGATCACCTCATCGATGCGGACCCAGTCCGATGGTCTCAGCCAGGTCAGCAGCAATATGCAGATGATGGATCAGGAGACCCAGAAGAACGCCGCCATCGCCGAACAGTCGACGGCAGGCAGTCAGGTTCTGGCCAATGCCGCCGCAGCGCTCAACGAACAGCTCTCGCAGTTCGATGTCTCCGCTGCGGAACAGACGCGAGGCGTCGCCGACGCGGCCTGA
- the purU gene encoding formyltetrahydrofolate deformylase has translation MSKQFVVTLSCADQIGIVAAVTTELATARANIAESNQFWDRDANRFFLRLSVIVPDDIDRDAIEHALKPVTDRFDMKMRVVDDERRPKIILMVSKFDHAMLHLLYQIRVGWLRAEVVAIISNHETSRRTAEYEGIDYYHWPLTKENKQEQEEKLLTLVKETGAEAVILARYMQVLSDSLSNRLYGRIINIHHSFLPSFKGAKPYHQAHARGVKLIGATAHYVTPDLDEGPIIEQETERVNHAMTAEDFVAAGRDIESRVLARAVKMHLEGRVMLNGARTIVFN, from the coding sequence ATGAGCAAGCAATTCGTCGTCACTCTTTCCTGCGCCGATCAGATCGGCATCGTCGCTGCCGTCACGACCGAACTGGCGACTGCGCGCGCCAATATCGCGGAGAGCAATCAGTTCTGGGATCGCGATGCGAACCGCTTCTTTCTTCGTCTGTCCGTCATCGTACCGGATGATATCGATCGCGATGCCATCGAACACGCATTGAAGCCGGTAACGGACCGGTTCGACATGAAAATGCGTGTCGTCGATGACGAACGGCGCCCGAAGATCATCCTCATGGTGAGCAAGTTCGACCATGCCATGCTTCATCTGCTCTATCAGATCCGCGTGGGCTGGCTGAGGGCAGAAGTCGTTGCCATCATCTCCAACCACGAGACCAGCCGCCGCACGGCGGAGTATGAAGGGATCGACTACTATCACTGGCCTTTGACGAAGGAAAACAAGCAGGAGCAGGAAGAAAAGCTGCTCACCCTGGTCAAGGAAACCGGTGCGGAAGCCGTTATTCTGGCGCGCTACATGCAGGTTCTCTCCGATAGTCTCTCCAACCGGCTCTATGGCCGGATCATCAACATCCATCACTCGTTTCTGCCGAGCTTCAAGGGAGCGAAGCCCTATCATCAAGCCCACGCGCGGGGGGTGAAGCTGATCGGCGCCACCGCTCACTATGTCACGCCCGACCTCGACGAAGGGCCGATCATCGAGCAGGAGACCGAGCGCGTGAACCACGCCATGACCGCAGAAGATTTCGTGGCGGCCGGTCGCGACATCGAAAGCCGCGTTCTGGCGCGTGCGGTCAAGATGCACCTGGAAGGCCGTGTCATGCTGAACGGTGCGCGGACGATCGTTTTCAACTGA
- a CDS encoding thiamine phosphate synthase — MSAGAMRTALDPFYLVVDDADWVERLVPHGVKLVQLRCKEMSESQLRDNIRRAKACCIAHDCTLVVNDYWRLAIEEECAWLHLGQEDLAAANLPEIRAVGLKLGISTHDKAELAAALVAEPDYVALGPVWETKLKKMPWRPQGLERLGQWKERIGDLPLVGIGGVTAERLPQLFTAGADIAAVVTDITRHENPEGRTAAWIAQTKEQRLSFRG, encoded by the coding sequence ATGAGCGCTGGCGCGATGCGAACGGCGCTCGATCCCTTCTATCTGGTCGTCGACGACGCCGATTGGGTTGAGCGGCTGGTGCCTCACGGCGTGAAGCTGGTGCAACTGCGTTGTAAAGAAATGAGCGAGAGCCAACTGCGCGACAATATTCGCCGCGCAAAGGCGTGCTGCATCGCCCATGACTGCACCCTCGTCGTCAATGATTATTGGCGTCTGGCCATCGAAGAGGAATGCGCCTGGCTCCATCTGGGCCAGGAAGATCTGGCCGCCGCCAATCTGCCGGAAATCCGCGCCGTCGGGCTGAAGCTCGGAATCTCGACCCATGACAAGGCGGAGCTGGCTGCCGCTCTCGTCGCGGAGCCGGATTATGTTGCGCTCGGCCCGGTCTGGGAGACGAAGCTGAAGAAGATGCCGTGGCGTCCTCAGGGGCTGGAACGGCTTGGCCAGTGGAAAGAGCGGATCGGCGACCTGCCGCTTGTCGGTATTGGCGGTGTGACCGCCGAACGTCTACCGCAACTTTTCACGGCGGGGGCCGATATCGCGGCAGTGGTCACCGACATTACCCGCCATGAGAATCCGGAAGGCCGAACCGCCGCATGGATCGCGCAGACGAAGGAACAGCGTCTCAGCTTTCGCGGCTGA
- a CDS encoding thiazole synthase produces the protein MTSFYGFEPASRLFLGTSQYPSPKVLEDAVRAAKVDIVTVSLRREGADGAGQAFFDLIKALDVRVLPNTAGCHGVKEAVTTAHMAREVFGTPWVKLEVIGENDTLCPDVIGLVEAARILGEDGFEVFPYCTEDLVIAEKLLSAGCKVLMPWGAPIGTARGLNNEYGLRSLRGHFPDVPLVVDAGIGLPSHAARAMELGYDAVLLNSAVAGAGDPVGMAKAMALAIEAGSLGRKADPLDARDMAVPSTPVFGKAML, from the coding sequence ATGACGAGTTTCTATGGTTTCGAACCGGCCTCGCGGCTGTTCCTCGGAACATCGCAATATCCCTCGCCCAAGGTGCTGGAAGATGCGGTCCGCGCTGCGAAGGTCGATATCGTCACGGTCTCGCTCCGGCGCGAGGGCGCGGATGGGGCCGGGCAGGCTTTCTTCGATCTCATCAAGGCGCTCGATGTCCGTGTGCTGCCCAATACGGCCGGCTGCCATGGCGTCAAGGAGGCCGTGACCACGGCACATATGGCGCGCGAGGTCTTCGGCACGCCGTGGGTCAAGCTGGAGGTGATTGGCGAGAACGATACGCTCTGCCCGGATGTGATCGGACTGGTCGAGGCCGCGCGCATCCTTGGCGAGGACGGATTCGAGGTTTTCCCCTATTGCACCGAAGACCTCGTAATCGCTGAAAAGCTTCTGTCGGCGGGCTGCAAGGTGCTCATGCCCTGGGGCGCGCCGATCGGTACGGCGCGGGGCCTCAATAATGAATACGGCCTGCGCTCGCTGCGCGGCCATTTCCCGGACGTGCCGCTGGTCGTGGATGCCGGGATCGGACTGCCGAGCCATGCCGCGCGGGCGATGGAGCTTGGCTATGATGCCGTTCTTCTGAACAGTGCGGTGGCCGGTGCCGGTGATCCGGTCGGCATGGCAAAAGCCATGGCGCTGGCGATTGAAGCCGGTTCGCTTGGCCGGAAGGCCGATCCGCTGGATGCGCGCGATATGGCGGTGCCCTCCACACCGGTTTTCGGAAAGGCAATGCTATGA
- the thiS gene encoding sulfur carrier protein ThiS, with amino-acid sequence MKLIVNGQQHEAASQNLDALLTELDYAGRLVATALNGDFVPKDERAATPLADGDKIEILAPMKGG; translated from the coding sequence ATGAAACTGATCGTCAACGGGCAACAGCATGAGGCGGCGTCGCAGAATCTGGATGCGCTTCTGACGGAGCTCGATTATGCGGGCCGGCTGGTGGCGACCGCTCTCAATGGTGATTTCGTGCCGAAGGACGAGCGCGCAGCAACCCCATTGGCCGATGGCGACAAAATTGAAATTCTGGCGCCCATGAAGGGCGGCTGA
- a CDS encoding FAD-dependent oxidoreductase, producing the protein MTILIAGAGAAGLVTALSLAEAGQAVRVIDRAENFGPETCTWYSGGMLAPWIEAATQEEIVRRRGMPAIDWWAEHASVTHRGSLLVTPDRDTGDLERFARRTEAFEWLDGEGVAELEPDLSGRFSKALFFPKEAHLDPRDAMASLVGRLEALGVAIEYGVDLADERQRHGGMIIDCRGMAAKPELADLRGVRGEMLVVRTNEVSLSRPVRLLHPRFPCYIVPRGDGHFMVGATQYESERRGNATVRGTVDLLNALYALHPAFAEAEIVETGADLRPAFPDNLPRVVRDGRTVHVNGMFRHGFLLSPAVAEDVVRVVEGDEAEFLHETDRQRATA; encoded by the coding sequence ATGACGATCCTCATTGCAGGCGCCGGCGCCGCCGGCCTCGTAACGGCGCTTTCCCTTGCCGAGGCGGGCCAGGCCGTTCGCGTCATCGACCGGGCCGAAAACTTCGGCCCGGAAACGTGCACTTGGTATTCCGGCGGGATGCTGGCGCCATGGATCGAAGCGGCGACGCAGGAAGAGATCGTGAGACGCCGCGGCATGCCGGCCATCGACTGGTGGGCCGAACACGCATCGGTCACGCATCGCGGCTCCCTCCTTGTCACGCCGGATCGCGATACCGGCGATCTGGAGCGCTTCGCGCGCAGGACGGAGGCTTTCGAGTGGCTGGACGGCGAGGGTGTGGCCGAATTGGAGCCCGACCTTTCAGGCCGCTTCTCCAAGGCACTTTTCTTTCCGAAGGAAGCGCATCTCGATCCGCGTGATGCCATGGCTTCGCTGGTAGGCCGACTGGAAGCACTTGGGGTGGCGATCGAATACGGCGTCGATCTTGCCGATGAACGCCAGCGGCATGGGGGCATGATTATCGACTGCCGCGGCATGGCGGCCAAGCCGGAGCTTGCCGATCTGCGAGGCGTTCGTGGGGAGATGCTGGTGGTGCGAACGAACGAGGTGTCGCTTTCGCGGCCTGTTCGCCTCCTTCATCCACGGTTCCCCTGCTATATCGTGCCGCGTGGCGATGGACACTTCATGGTCGGCGCCACACAATATGAAAGCGAACGGCGGGGAAATGCCACTGTTCGGGGAACGGTCGATCTTCTGAACGCGCTCTATGCGCTGCATCCGGCCTTTGCCGAAGCTGAGATCGTCGAAACCGGCGCGGATTTGCGCCCCGCCTTTCCGGATAATCTGCCGAGGGTTGTCCGCGACGGGCGCACGGTCCACGTCAATGGCATGTTTCGGCACGGCTTTCTTCTTTCTCCCGCGGTGGCGGAAGACGTGGTGCGTGTCGTCGAAGGTGACGAAGCGGAGTTTTTGCATGAAACTGATCGTCAACGGGCAACAGCATGA